The following proteins come from a genomic window of Corynebacterium falsenii:
- the mnmA gene encoding tRNA 2-thiouridine(34) synthase MnmA, with protein MRVVAAMSGGVDSAVAAARALEAGHEVIGVHLALSRSPEAVRAGSRGCCSLEDSADARRVADKLGIPFYVWDFSDRFAADVVDDFVDSYAIGETPNPCLRCNEKIKFEALLDRSIALGFDAVVTGHYARLHDGVMRRGVDANKDQSYVLGVLTDEQLAHCMFPVGDTVKPEIRDEAKEHGFGVATKPDSHDICFIPDGQTQAFLGKRIGLRPGMMKDQDGSVVAEHDGAYGFTIGQRKGLGLPREGLDGKPRYVTDIDAATGTVTIGQREDLRTGSITADRLKRLDPAVHGREFSCDVQVRAHGGVVPAIARLVDDPDPVTPAGREKKPGEAPWRLELELLEPLEGVARGQAAVVYQPDPEGDILLGSGTIRATGPWDASRQDAQAEHAGQDAQAERAGVPQAQRVQQGN; from the coding sequence ATGCGAGTTGTAGCAGCTATGAGTGGAGGAGTGGACTCGGCGGTGGCGGCCGCCCGCGCGTTGGAAGCCGGGCACGAGGTCATCGGCGTGCACCTTGCGCTGTCGCGATCCCCGGAGGCCGTGCGCGCGGGCTCGCGCGGCTGCTGCTCTTTGGAGGATTCCGCGGATGCCCGTCGCGTGGCCGATAAGCTGGGCATTCCGTTCTACGTGTGGGATTTCTCGGACCGGTTCGCCGCGGATGTGGTCGATGACTTCGTGGATTCCTATGCCATCGGCGAAACGCCGAATCCGTGCCTGCGCTGCAACGAGAAGATCAAGTTTGAGGCTCTGCTGGACCGTTCCATCGCTCTGGGCTTCGATGCCGTGGTGACCGGGCACTATGCGCGCCTGCACGATGGGGTGATGCGCCGCGGGGTGGATGCGAACAAGGACCAGTCGTACGTGCTGGGCGTGCTCACCGATGAGCAATTGGCGCATTGCATGTTCCCAGTCGGTGACACGGTGAAGCCGGAGATCCGCGACGAGGCCAAGGAGCACGGCTTCGGCGTGGCGACCAAGCCCGATTCGCACGATATTTGCTTCATCCCGGACGGCCAGACCCAGGCGTTTTTGGGGAAGAGGATCGGCCTGCGACCTGGCATGATGAAGGATCAGGACGGCTCCGTGGTCGCCGAGCACGATGGCGCGTACGGCTTCACCATCGGCCAGCGCAAGGGCCTGGGGCTTCCGCGCGAAGGTCTGGATGGGAAGCCTCGTTACGTGACGGATATCGACGCCGCAACGGGGACCGTCACCATTGGTCAACGCGAAGATTTAAGGACTGGCTCCATCACGGCCGATCGGCTGAAGCGCCTCGATCCGGCTGTTCATGGCCGCGAGTTCTCGTGCGACGTGCAGGTGCGCGCGCACGGGGGCGTGGTTCCGGCGATCGCGCGCCTCGTGGACGATCCGGACCCGGTCACGCCCGCGGGGCGGGAGAAGAAGCCGGGGGAGGCGCCGTGGCGCTTGGAGCTGGAGCTGCTGGAGCCCCTCGAGGGTGTGGCGCGCGGCCAGGCGGCGGTGGTGTACCAGCCGGATCCGGAGGGGGATATTCTGCTGGGCTCGGGCACGATCCGCGCGACGGGTCCGTGGGATGCGTCGCGGCAGGACGCGCAGGCTGAGCACGCTGGACAGGACGCGCAGGCTGAGCGCGCCGGGGTGCCGCAGGCGCAGCGCGTGCAGCAGGGGAACTAG
- a CDS encoding electron transfer flavoprotein subunit alpha/FixB family protein, whose amino-acid sequence MTNVLVLVEHGEGELKSPTAELITAARTFGTVGAVVVGAPGTAEKLQGALAEAGAETIYAAESDQAENLLITPSVDALSGLAAHLQVPVVVAATATGNEIAGRVGARVASGVLYDVSELGEGNTAKIGIFGGEYTVDASAAGASPVFTWRPGSIDPEPQSAAGEVQAVELPEAGPTAVTITSFSPAEQGDRPELTEAKIVVSGGRGVGGSEGFADVVEPLADVLGGAVGASRAAVDADYYPGKFQVGQTGQTVSPNLYIALGISGAIQHKAGMQTSKTIVAVNKDEEASIFEIADFGVVGDLFNVAPQATEELKNRK is encoded by the coding sequence ATGACCAACGTATTGGTACTTGTCGAGCACGGCGAGGGCGAACTGAAGAGCCCCACCGCAGAGCTCATCACCGCTGCCCGCACCTTCGGCACCGTCGGTGCCGTGGTGGTTGGTGCCCCCGGCACCGCCGAGAAGCTGCAGGGCGCATTGGCCGAGGCTGGCGCTGAGACCATCTACGCCGCCGAGTCCGATCAAGCAGAGAACCTGCTGATCACCCCGTCCGTGGACGCGCTGTCCGGCCTGGCAGCTCACCTGCAGGTTCCGGTTGTCGTGGCCGCCACCGCAACCGGCAACGAGATCGCCGGTCGCGTGGGCGCCCGCGTTGCTTCCGGCGTGCTGTACGACGTCTCCGAGCTCGGCGAGGGCAACACCGCCAAGATCGGCATCTTCGGTGGCGAGTACACCGTGGATGCTTCCGCTGCTGGCGCATCCCCGGTGTTCACCTGGCGTCCGGGCTCCATCGACCCCGAGCCGCAGTCCGCTGCTGGCGAGGTGCAGGCCGTGGAGCTGCCCGAGGCCGGCCCGACCGCTGTGACCATCACCAGCTTCTCCCCGGCTGAGCAGGGCGACCGCCCCGAGCTCACCGAGGCTAAGATCGTGGTCTCCGGTGGCCGCGGCGTTGGTGGCTCCGAGGGCTTCGCCGACGTGGTCGAGCCCCTGGCCGACGTTCTGGGTGGCGCCGTGGGTGCTTCCCGCGCCGCCGTGGACGCCGACTACTACCCGGGCAAGTTCCAGGTGGGCCAGACCGGTCAGACGGTCTCCCCGAACCTGTACATCGCCCTGGGCATCTCTGGTGCCATTCAGCACAAGGCAGGTATGCAGACCTCCAAGACCATCGTTGCTGTGAACAAGGACGAAGAGGCTTCCATCTTCGAGATCGCAGACTTCGGTGTTGTGGGCGACCTGTTCAACGTTGCACCGCAGGCAACTGAGGAACTGAAGAACCGCAAGTAA
- a CDS encoding THUMP-like domain-containing protein, with the protein MSLTASELSFVLAHPSSLSDAASLPLTKKSMVADVAHLKETYGDNARALVEVALARRSAAAKFSAARAEQWIMDSDSVQQATPQVVAEFRAAHLLSLGVRDVVDVTCSVGTELAALAAPAAPAARVSVGAGFQRIIGGDLDPQRVRMARHNVPDVPTIVMDALHPALSTSVLAPGTVVLADPARRTSSGRVTKLSDLRPRLEDLAAVYSEQGIDTAIKCAPGIDYTEFDGQVDVVSVDGNVKEACLYTPGLSQCGRRAVMLGVASGQQEIIDDHMPEQDKVAEVGKYIVDPDGAVVRAGLVRHYAAKYGLWQLDERIAYLTGPAVPPGRRGFEVLEQVPFKHVRKALVARGIGAVEILVRGVDINPDEVRKKWKLKGSEEASVVVTRIGDKAWAFICRAVRG; encoded by the coding sequence ATGTCGTTAACCGCATCCGAGCTGAGTTTTGTCCTGGCTCATCCTTCCTCTTTATCCGACGCCGCCAGCCTCCCCCTGACCAAGAAATCCATGGTCGCGGATGTCGCGCATCTCAAGGAGACCTACGGCGATAACGCCCGGGCGCTGGTGGAGGTGGCACTGGCGCGTCGCTCGGCGGCGGCGAAGTTCAGCGCTGCGCGGGCGGAGCAGTGGATCATGGACTCCGATTCCGTGCAGCAGGCCACGCCGCAGGTCGTGGCGGAGTTCCGCGCTGCGCACTTGCTGTCGCTGGGGGTGCGGGATGTCGTGGACGTGACGTGCTCGGTGGGCACGGAGTTGGCGGCGCTTGCGGCACCGGCGGCACCGGCGGCGCGGGTGAGTGTGGGCGCCGGGTTCCAGCGGATCATCGGCGGGGACCTCGACCCGCAGCGTGTCCGCATGGCGCGACACAACGTGCCCGACGTTCCCACCATCGTCATGGACGCACTGCACCCCGCCCTGAGCACAAGCGTTCTCGCGCCGGGCACCGTGGTGCTCGCGGACCCAGCCCGGCGCACATCCTCCGGGCGCGTGACAAAACTCAGCGACCTGCGCCCCCGCCTGGAGGACCTCGCGGCGGTCTACAGCGAGCAGGGGATTGACACCGCCATCAAGTGCGCCCCCGGCATCGATTACACGGAGTTCGACGGGCAAGTAGACGTGGTCTCCGTCGACGGGAACGTCAAAGAAGCGTGCCTTTACACCCCCGGGTTATCCCAGTGCGGACGGCGGGCGGTGATGCTGGGGGTGGCGTCGGGACAACAAGAAATTATCGACGACCACATGCCCGAACAGGACAAAGTCGCTGAGGTCGGGAAATACATTGTGGATCCCGACGGGGCGGTGGTGCGCGCGGGGCTCGTGCGGCACTACGCGGCGAAGTATGGGCTGTGGCAGCTGGACGAGCGGATTGCCTACCTGACGGGGCCTGCGGTGCCACCGGGGCGGCGCGGATTCGAGGTGCTCGAGCAGGTGCCGTTCAAGCACGTGCGCAAGGCACTGGTGGCGCGGGGGATCGGTGCGGTGGAGATTCTCGTGCGCGGCGTGGACATTAATCCGGACGAGGTGCGCAAGAAGTGGAAGCTCAAGGGGAGCGAGGAGGCGTCTGTGGTGGTGACGCGGATAGGGGACAAGGCGTGGGCGTTTATCTGCCGGGCGGTGCGGGGCTAG
- a CDS encoding cysteine desulfurase family protein, with translation MSPRLYIDNAASQPLRPEAQEAMARAADLLNPAGQYASGRNARRALEDAREQIAELLGADPAEVIFTGSGTEADNIAVQGLAFGSKAHRGATVIASSDIEHPAVMEAVDWLTSGPMGFGFRRLLLPVDATSRVPAQQWIRAHGSTTAQPAHIALLTCMWANNETGALQPVHELAQFAREHGIPFHTDAVQAVGHIPVDFHALGASTLAASAHKFGGPKSTGILLARRDADILSPVRGGGQERKLRSGTVNVQGAVGSAAALASAIKEMEQATATQTAARERLRAAVESIEGARIWTPREHSLPGHLHVSFPGAEGDSLIMLLDAAGVDASTGSACSAGVNRASHVLTAMGVPVDVARGALRLTIGADITNEQVDYLAGILPRVVEQARAAGMA, from the coding sequence ATGAGCCCGCGCCTCTACATCGACAACGCCGCCTCCCAACCCCTCCGCCCCGAAGCACAGGAGGCCATGGCCCGTGCCGCTGACCTGCTCAACCCCGCCGGCCAGTACGCCTCCGGCCGCAACGCCCGCCGCGCCCTCGAAGACGCCCGCGAGCAGATCGCCGAACTCCTCGGCGCCGACCCCGCGGAGGTCATCTTCACCGGCTCCGGCACCGAGGCCGACAACATCGCAGTTCAGGGCCTCGCGTTCGGCTCCAAGGCCCACCGCGGCGCCACCGTGATCGCTAGCTCGGACATCGAACACCCTGCCGTCATGGAGGCCGTCGACTGGCTCACCTCAGGACCCATGGGGTTTGGTTTTCGGCGTTTGCTTCTTCCCGTCGACGCCACCAGCCGTGTCCCCGCCCAGCAATGGATCAGAGCTCACGGCAGCACCACCGCCCAGCCAGCGCACATCGCCCTGCTGACCTGCATGTGGGCGAACAACGAGACGGGCGCGCTCCAGCCCGTCCACGAGCTCGCGCAGTTCGCCCGCGAGCACGGCATCCCCTTCCACACCGATGCTGTCCAGGCTGTCGGGCACATCCCGGTGGACTTCCACGCACTCGGCGCGTCCACCCTCGCCGCCAGCGCCCACAAGTTCGGCGGCCCCAAGTCCACCGGGATCCTGCTGGCCCGCCGCGATGCGGACATCCTCAGCCCAGTACGCGGCGGTGGGCAAGAGCGAAAGCTGCGCTCCGGTACGGTCAACGTGCAGGGGGCTGTGGGCAGTGCGGCCGCTTTGGCGTCGGCGATAAAGGAGATGGAACAAGCAACCGCGACCCAGACCGCGGCGCGCGAGCGGCTGCGAGCTGCGGTGGAGAGCATCGAGGGCGCGCGTATCTGGACGCCGCGGGAGCACAGCCTGCCGGGACACCTGCACGTGAGCTTCCCGGGCGCGGAAGGGGATTCGCTCATCATGCTGCTGGATGCGGCGGGGGTGGATGCCTCCACGGGGTCGGCGTGCAGTGCGGGCGTGAACCGCGCGAGCCACGTGCTCACCGCGATGGGCGTGCCGGTGGATGTGGCGCGCGGGGCGCTGCGGCTGACGATCGGGGCGGACATTACGAATGAGCAGGTGGATTACCTCGCTGGCATCCTCCCGCGCGTGGTGGAGCAGGCCCGGGCGGCCGGAATGGCATAG
- a CDS encoding ABC transporter ATP-binding protein → MGGVSDDVTNLISAPASQAAAAEDLIIDMRGVSVVREGREILAPLDWQVELDERWIIIGPNGAGKTTLMRLASAQMFPTTGTVTLVGEQMGKVDLREIRTAIGMSSSALAHRVPGDELVKDIVISAGYDVLGRWREEYDSMDEERAIDTLESIGAYHLAEQTWGTLSEGERKRTLIARALMTDPELLLLDEPGAGLDLGGREDLVGLLSDLADDPDSPAIVMITHHVEEIPPGFTHGMLLDEGHVVAQGMLEDIMTSDNLTRTFHQPIEVTQDDGRWFARRTRRGGSHRSR, encoded by the coding sequence ATGGGTGGGGTGAGCGACGACGTGACAAACCTGATTTCTGCCCCCGCTTCGCAGGCTGCGGCCGCCGAAGACCTCATCATCGACATGCGCGGCGTGTCCGTGGTCCGCGAGGGCCGCGAGATCCTCGCGCCGCTGGATTGGCAGGTGGAGCTGGACGAGCGTTGGATCATCATCGGACCCAACGGAGCGGGCAAGACCACCCTCATGCGCCTCGCCAGCGCGCAGATGTTCCCCACCACGGGCACGGTCACGCTCGTGGGGGAGCAGATGGGCAAAGTGGATCTGCGCGAGATCCGCACCGCCATCGGCATGAGCTCCTCAGCGCTGGCACACCGCGTGCCCGGAGACGAGCTGGTCAAGGACATCGTCATCTCCGCCGGCTACGACGTGCTGGGCCGCTGGCGCGAGGAATACGACAGCATGGACGAAGAGCGCGCCATCGACACCCTGGAATCCATCGGCGCCTACCACCTCGCCGAGCAGACCTGGGGGACCTTGAGCGAAGGCGAGCGCAAGCGCACCCTCATTGCCCGCGCGCTCATGACCGACCCGGAGCTGCTGCTGCTCGACGAGCCGGGTGCCGGGCTGGACCTGGGCGGGCGCGAGGATCTCGTGGGCCTACTGTCTGACTTGGCGGACGATCCGGACTCCCCGGCTATCGTCATGATCACCCACCACGTGGAGGAGATCCCGCCGGGATTCACACACGGCATGTTGCTGGACGAAGGGCACGTGGTGGCGCAGGGAATGTTGGAGGACATCATGACGTCCGACAACCTCACCCGCACCTTCCACCAGCCGATTGAGGTCACGCAGGACGACGGCCGGTGGTTCGCGCGCCGCACGCGCCGTGGAGGAAGTCACCGATCGCGGTAG
- a CDS encoding NUDIX hydrolase, whose translation MASPDTSGSPGSGRLGPVAPRHASTVILLRDTLSGIEVYVQERASTMAFCAEMTVFPGGGVDSRDMPGDVDGDGHDSPDLRWQGPDVKWWASRLQKSESMARALVCAAVRETFEEAGTLLAGYEDGSLVGNTVPFQTERHQLENHELSFSDFMDQHELVLRSDLLRPWANWVTPKEQPIRYDTAFFVANMPEGQQTLADTREATSTGWFRPSTLLDGWRSRKISLMPPTWAQLKLLDTFRTVDEVLDFSSSLSVDPVLEEPVDEPYMAEYYLMETQMYGAPRRQFAPGMKFAVDPADLPAHPFENRPGSYLQ comes from the coding sequence ATGGCTTCGCCAGACACCAGCGGTTCACCCGGCTCTGGGCGCTTGGGGCCGGTCGCGCCACGGCACGCCTCCACGGTGATCCTGCTGCGCGATACCCTCTCCGGCATCGAGGTCTACGTGCAAGAACGCGCCTCCACGATGGCGTTTTGCGCCGAAATGACCGTGTTCCCCGGCGGCGGCGTGGATTCCCGCGACATGCCCGGCGATGTTGATGGCGACGGCCACGATTCCCCCGACCTGCGCTGGCAGGGCCCAGACGTGAAGTGGTGGGCCAGCCGTCTGCAGAAGTCCGAGTCCATGGCTCGCGCGCTCGTGTGCGCTGCCGTGCGCGAAACCTTCGAGGAGGCCGGCACCCTGCTGGCCGGCTACGAGGACGGCTCGCTGGTGGGCAACACCGTCCCGTTCCAGACCGAGCGGCATCAGCTGGAGAATCACGAGCTCAGCTTCTCCGATTTCATGGACCAGCACGAGTTGGTGCTGCGCTCCGACCTGCTGCGCCCCTGGGCGAACTGGGTCACCCCGAAGGAGCAGCCGATCCGCTACGACACGGCCTTCTTCGTGGCGAACATGCCGGAGGGTCAGCAGACCCTCGCCGACACCCGCGAGGCCACCTCGACCGGTTGGTTCCGCCCCTCCACGCTGCTGGACGGCTGGCGCTCGCGGAAGATCTCGCTCATGCCGCCGACGTGGGCGCAGTTGAAGCTGCTGGATACGTTCCGCACGGTCGACGAGGTGCTGGATTTCAGCTCGAGCTTGTCGGTCGATCCGGTGCTGGAGGAGCCCGTCGACGAGCCCTACATGGCCGAGTATTACCTCATGGAGACGCAGATGTACGGCGCCCCGCGCCGCCAGTTCGCGCCGGGCATGAAGTTTGCGGTGGATCCGGCTGACCTGCCCGCGCACCCCTTCGAGAACCGCCCGGGTTCCTACCTGCAATAG
- a CDS encoding electron transfer flavoprotein subunit beta/FixA family protein, translating to MSNIVVLVKQVPDTYSERKLTDDDYTLDRDSADAVLDEINENAVEAALQLKEADSSRNVIVLSVGPSRATEALRKALSLGADEAKLVIDDALAGSDVLGTAWTLSNALNQIEDIELIICGNASTDGGSGAVPGLLSEYRQIPALTHMEEINLEDGKVTGKRVTDEGVFGLEAPTPAIVSVTEKSNTPRFAAFKGIMAAKKKTIEELSLSDIGVDAANVGLENATTSVSGVTPKPPKSAGEIITDEGDGGTKLVEFLVKEKLV from the coding sequence ATGTCGAACATCGTTGTTCTGGTCAAGCAGGTGCCGGACACCTACTCCGAGCGCAAGCTCACCGATGATGACTACACCCTGGATCGCGACAGCGCAGACGCTGTGCTGGACGAGATCAACGAAAACGCTGTGGAAGCTGCACTGCAGCTCAAGGAAGCAGATTCCTCCCGCAACGTGATCGTGCTGAGCGTCGGCCCGAGCCGCGCCACCGAGGCACTGCGCAAGGCACTGTCCCTCGGCGCAGACGAGGCCAAGCTGGTCATTGACGATGCCCTGGCTGGCTCCGACGTTCTGGGTACCGCATGGACCCTGTCCAACGCGCTGAACCAGATCGAGGACATCGAGCTGATCATCTGCGGTAACGCATCCACCGACGGCGGCTCCGGCGCAGTGCCCGGCCTGCTGTCCGAGTACCGCCAGATCCCGGCTCTGACCCACATGGAAGAGATCAACCTCGAAGACGGCAAGGTCACCGGCAAGCGCGTGACCGACGAGGGCGTGTTTGGCCTGGAGGCCCCGACCCCCGCGATCGTCTCCGTGACCGAGAAGTCCAACACCCCGCGCTTCGCTGCCTTCAAGGGCATCATGGCTGCCAAGAAGAAGACCATCGAGGAGCTGTCCCTGTCCGACATCGGCGTGGACGCTGCCAACGTTGGCCTGGAAAACGCAACCACCTCGGTGTCCGGGGTTACCCCGAAGCCGCCGAAGAGCGCTGGCGAAATCATCACCGACGAGGGAGACGGCGGCACCAAGCTGGTCGAGTTCCTTGTCAAGGAAAAGCTGGTCTAG